CAAGTATATACTTGTATGACCTGAAGGGTAGGCTTGTTGAGCTTTACGATGATCTAAACTTTCAAAACGATCCCATACAGTTTCAACTTCCAGACTGTCCATCAGGAATCTATTTTTTACAAGTTGAATCTGGACTCAAGAAAGAGATTAGGAGAATAACAATTCTCAAATAGGTAATACTAGTTGAAGGGAATTGGTTACACAGTTCCCTTCAACTTAAGTTAAGTGAAAAGGAAAGATAAATGAAAAGCATACTGTTGGTCTTGTTAATCTTAACGCCGTTAATGGTTTATGCAAGTATAATACAGGTATCATTGGACGGTACTCAGGACTTTACCAGTATCCAAATAGCAA
This Candidatus Cloacimonadota bacterium DNA region includes the following protein-coding sequences:
- a CDS encoding T9SS type A sorting domain-containing protein, with the protein product MYDLKGRLVELYDDLNFQNDPIQFQLPDCPSGIYFLQVESGLKKEIRRITILK